In Paenibacillus sp. JQZ6Y-1, one genomic interval encodes:
- a CDS encoding ABC transporter ATP-binding protein, with translation MTSARNTSTASAKDILLQTPIHSESSPDLHYAVDVHDVALNRGHFQLDSISLSIPAGKMTAIVGPNGSGKSTLLRIIVRLLKPDRGAVHVLGQPSSQYSLREWSRRITMLPQLKEALPQLTVRELVAYGRAPHKRRFQTLPSAEDDAIVQQMMDWTGITAYSDRMFHTLSGGEQQRARIAMALAQQTPIVLLDEPTTFLDIAHQFEVMDMLHRINRDTGLTIVMVLHDLQQAAAYCDHMIALKGGRLAAQGQPLELLTDDFIQQVYGMNATIKYEGKYPVIVPVIPHHSGGISHDHRNEHIANH, from the coding sequence ATGACATCTGCGCGTAACACATCTACCGCTTCAGCTAAGGACATATTGCTACAGACACCGATCCATTCAGAATCAAGTCCCGATCTCCACTACGCGGTTGATGTCCATGATGTTGCTCTAAATCGCGGTCATTTCCAGCTGGATTCCATTTCACTATCGATTCCGGCAGGCAAAATGACTGCCATCGTCGGACCCAACGGTTCGGGCAAATCCACATTGCTACGCATCATCGTACGGCTGCTCAAGCCGGATCGCGGTGCAGTTCACGTACTTGGACAGCCTTCGTCACAGTACAGCTTGCGAGAATGGTCGCGCCGGATTACGATGCTGCCGCAGCTCAAAGAAGCTCTCCCCCAGCTCACCGTACGTGAACTGGTCGCCTATGGACGCGCCCCACACAAACGGCGCTTTCAGACGCTACCTAGCGCTGAGGATGATGCTATCGTGCAGCAGATGATGGATTGGACAGGCATCACCGCCTACAGTGACCGGATGTTCCATACGCTGTCCGGCGGAGAGCAGCAACGAGCGCGAATTGCTATGGCACTTGCCCAGCAAACACCAATCGTACTGCTGGACGAGCCGACCACCTTTCTCGATATTGCCCATCAATTTGAAGTGATGGACATGCTGCATCGAATCAATCGCGATACCGGCTTGACGATTGTGATGGTGCTGCATGATCTACAGCAGGCAGCCGCTTACTGTGATCACATGATCGCCCTTAAGGGTGGACGGCTGGCTGCACAGGGGCAACCGCTGGAGTTGTTGACGGATGATTTTATTCAACAGGTATACGGCATGAATGCCACTATTAAATATGAAGGGAAGTATCCGGTCATCGTACCGGTCATCCCTCACCATTCAGGAGGAATATCCCATGATCATCGTAACGAACACATCGCAAATCACTAA
- the isdG gene encoding heme oxygenase — protein sequence MIIVTNTSQITKGSAHLLVERFDKVGKVEYMEGFLGLEVLYNDGNKEYDEVVISTRWESKDHFHGWTRSDAFRESHAHRNIPDYILDNKIGFYEVKIVRNPQQSPSGDQAAV from the coding sequence ATGATCATCGTAACGAACACATCGCAAATCACTAAAGGTAGTGCCCATCTGCTCGTTGAACGTTTTGACAAAGTTGGGAAAGTGGAATACATGGAAGGCTTTCTCGGTCTGGAAGTACTATACAATGACGGCAACAAGGAATACGACGAGGTAGTGATCAGCACCCGCTGGGAATCCAAAGACCATTTCCACGGCTGGACACGCAGCGATGCGTTCCGCGAATCTCACGCTCACCGCAATATTCCAGATTACATTCTGGATAACAAAATCGGTTTTTACGAAGTGAAGATTGTGCGCAATCCGCAGCAATCCCCAAGCGGTGATCAGGCAGCAGTATAA
- a CDS encoding helix-turn-helix transcriptional regulator, protein MNESYLTHHPVQQMIDSIEQMIAQQHEFSLPELGKQVGYSPFYCSFLFRHHTGISIKKYILLRRTFLAASRLAETDDRILDIAVQYGYSSQEAFSRAFKDIFGITPAAFRNQPQPLQQYAKRNLSSPDASKGAISMYEVKTADILHLQHTVEQLYEQDILNVLNGQMMYQEFQSNQWMGDSQYVPFNEAMCVHEATQPIFSPSFQAIRAAGHGSSLPDYEQIVIHPLQPLFEHLHDYKCIVLWFGDDMFCQLNLLTMLAYLEQQQFTGTVYFHTVQEQTYDVQQTEMKLGSFSSLYEQVVLHHRMPEQNLLPVMYQGIRLYVQLQQSDHELRRYILAHPEQTEAELVRQMLKLFTHYGLGDTQYIEMIRDVRGVER, encoded by the coding sequence ATGAATGAATCGTACTTAACCCATCATCCCGTCCAGCAGATGATCGACAGCATCGAGCAAATGATTGCACAGCAGCATGAATTTTCTCTGCCAGAGCTAGGCAAACAAGTCGGCTATTCTCCTTTCTATTGCTCATTTCTATTCCGTCATCATACGGGGATTAGCATCAAAAAATACATTTTGTTGCGCCGTACCTTTCTAGCAGCATCCCGATTGGCAGAGACGGATGACCGCATTCTCGACATTGCTGTGCAGTACGGCTACTCCTCGCAGGAAGCCTTTTCCAGAGCATTCAAAGATATATTCGGCATCACACCCGCTGCATTCCGCAATCAGCCACAGCCCTTACAACAATACGCCAAACGCAATCTATCTTCACCCGATGCAAGCAAAGGAGCGATATCCATGTACGAGGTCAAAACAGCAGATATTCTTCACCTGCAACATACAGTGGAGCAGTTATATGAGCAGGACATTTTGAACGTGCTCAACGGTCAGATGATGTATCAGGAGTTTCAATCTAACCAGTGGATGGGCGACAGCCAGTATGTACCTTTTAATGAAGCAATGTGTGTGCATGAGGCGACACAGCCTATTTTCAGCCCAAGCTTTCAAGCGATCAGAGCAGCAGGACACGGCAGTAGCTTACCGGACTATGAGCAGATTGTAATCCATCCGCTACAGCCTTTATTTGAACATCTGCATGATTACAAATGTATCGTGCTTTGGTTTGGGGATGATATGTTTTGTCAGCTCAATCTGCTGACGATGCTGGCGTATTTGGAACAGCAGCAGTTTACAGGTACGGTTTACTTCCATACCGTGCAGGAGCAGACATATGATGTACAGCAAACGGAGATGAAGCTTGGATCGTTTTCTTCCTTATATGAGCAAGTCGTTCTACACCACAGAATGCCGGAGCAGAATCTATTGCCAGTGATGTATCAGGGGATACGATTGTATGTACAGTTGCAGCAGTCAGATCATGAATTGCGACGCTATATTCTCGCTCATCCAGAGCAAACAGAGGCGGAGCTAGTGCGTCAGATGCTGAAGCTGTTCACGCATTATGGACTTGGCGATACGCAATACATCGAGATGATTCGAGATGTGCGCGGAGTAGAACGGTAG
- the gpmA gene encoding 2,3-diphosphoglycerate-dependent phosphoglycerate mutase codes for MYSVILVRHGESEYNQKNLFTGWTDVSLTERGIHEAREAGRLIREAGYGFDMAFSSVLKRSIETMHFILEELDLLWIPEEKSWKLNERHYGALQGLSKSDTAQTYGEDQLKLWRRSLTVRPPMLKPDDKRSPRTEERYRNIDPHDLPLGESLQDTVRRVEDFWHQRIVPLIREKERVLISAHGNTLRALIKYMEDMDEQSLTELNIPTGIPLVYELDEQINPIRRFYLGEQEHIDRKSAEVENEHNVTE; via the coding sequence ATGTATAGCGTGATTCTGGTTCGGCACGGAGAGAGTGAGTACAATCAGAAAAATCTATTTACCGGATGGACGGATGTGTCGCTAACGGAGCGTGGCATTCATGAAGCGCGGGAAGCCGGGCGGTTGATTCGGGAAGCAGGATACGGGTTTGATATGGCATTTTCCTCGGTATTGAAGCGTTCGATTGAGACGATGCACTTCATTTTGGAGGAACTAGATTTGCTCTGGATTCCAGAGGAAAAGTCATGGAAGCTTAACGAGCGGCACTATGGCGCATTGCAAGGACTGAGCAAATCTGATACCGCGCAAACATATGGAGAAGATCAATTGAAGCTATGGCGACGAAGCTTGACGGTTCGCCCACCGATGCTCAAGCCGGATGATAAGCGCAGCCCGCGCACGGAGGAACGGTATCGCAACATCGATCCGCATGATTTGCCGCTAGGCGAAAGTTTGCAGGATACGGTCAGACGGGTAGAAGACTTCTGGCATCAACGCATTGTCCCACTCATTCGTGAAAAGGAACGCGTTCTGATCTCCGCTCACGGCAATACGCTCCGTGCGCTGATTAAATACATGGAGGATATGGACGAGCAATCGCTCACTGAGCTGAACATCCCAACGGGGATTCCGCTGGTATACGAGCTGGACGAGCAGATCAATCCGATTCGCCGCTTTTATCTCGGTGAGCAGGAGCATATTGACCGCAAATCTGCCGAGGTGGAGAATGAGCATAACGTGACGGAATAA
- a CDS encoding DUF4253 domain-containing protein — protein sequence MSQNIRDLLEDYQTEPVIISELVYPAPPQPEASQMHRLLVLAGDNLLELMEEIVDEHESLSHYVQQSAEQAASLSLADGLRRSLAWLFEYNELPASFQPLEKLSAAQLYEAYRQLQQSEQPLPMLDETITETTQMLPVPDADWAESRQENGAFWLTLPVEREYEAPLMIPMGGYNECPLPTCQAAIFRVWQEQYGAIPIAVNESTWVLEVQHLPLTDADALELAREHVLFCPYVLESFETIGEYAGYLKHHTIWYFWWD from the coding sequence ATGAGTCAGAACATACGCGATCTATTGGAAGATTATCAGACCGAGCCTGTCATTATATCGGAACTTGTCTACCCTGCTCCACCGCAGCCCGAAGCGTCACAAATGCATCGATTGCTAGTGTTGGCAGGTGATAATTTGTTGGAATTGATGGAGGAGATTGTCGACGAACACGAATCACTGTCTCATTATGTGCAGCAATCGGCTGAACAAGCAGCCTCTCTATCGCTGGCAGACGGGCTGCGGCGATCACTGGCATGGCTGTTTGAATACAATGAATTGCCTGCCTCTTTTCAGCCGCTAGAAAAGTTGTCGGCAGCACAATTATATGAAGCGTATCGGCAATTGCAACAATCCGAGCAACCGCTGCCCATGCTGGACGAGACGATAACAGAAACGACGCAAATGCTGCCTGTACCGGATGCAGATTGGGCGGAATCGCGACAGGAGAATGGTGCGTTCTGGCTGACTTTGCCGGTTGAACGTGAATATGAAGCACCACTGATGATCCCGATGGGCGGGTATAATGAATGTCCGCTACCAACTTGTCAGGCGGCGATTTTCCGGGTATGGCAGGAGCAGTACGGCGCCATTCCCATCGCCGTCAATGAAAGCACATGGGTGTTGGAAGTACAGCATCTTCCGCTTACGGATGCAGATGCCTTAGAACTGGCACGTGAACATGTACTATTTTGCCCGTATGTATTGGAGAGCTTTGAAACCATCGGCGAATATGCTGGTTATCTGAAGCATCATACGATCTGGTATTTCTGGTGGGATTGA
- a CDS encoding virulence factor, whose amino-acid sequence MKIVSIEPTPSPNTMMLRIDEQLPHGVRKTYTVDNERSAPSFIREMLHIQGVKSVFHTADFVALDRRANADWSAILNEVQEKLGQDGIENKLEVPEDLSGEHFGEANVFVQFFRGIPMQIRVKAGTKEERISLADRFVQAVTEVASATLIKERKLTDYGVRYGELPDIAREVEQELEAAFPQERLRKIIDQAISHGASAEEFVEQRRGLSADEIATAMDSDDWRVRYAAFDVLEPDENSLPLIEKALGDEKMQLRRLAVVYLGDLKTPAAMELLYRALEDKSAAVRRTAGDTLSDIGDDAATPAMLKTLQDSSKLVRWRAARFLYEVGTEEARDALEVAVDDPEFEVSLQAKMALERIESGEEAAGTIWQQMAKSRQQNSSM is encoded by the coding sequence ATGAAAATTGTATCGATAGAACCAACACCGAGTCCGAATACGATGATGCTGCGAATAGACGAGCAGCTGCCGCATGGTGTACGCAAGACGTATACGGTGGACAATGAACGCTCCGCCCCATCTTTTATCCGCGAGATGCTGCATATTCAAGGGGTAAAAAGTGTATTCCACACCGCTGACTTTGTCGCGCTGGATCGTCGTGCAAATGCAGATTGGTCGGCGATTTTGAATGAAGTGCAAGAGAAGCTAGGTCAGGATGGTATTGAGAACAAGCTCGAAGTACCGGAGGATCTGTCCGGTGAGCATTTTGGAGAAGCGAATGTGTTTGTACAGTTTTTCCGTGGGATTCCGATGCAGATCCGGGTCAAAGCAGGTACGAAGGAAGAACGGATTTCGCTTGCCGACCGATTCGTGCAGGCAGTCACGGAAGTTGCCAGTGCTACGCTGATCAAGGAGCGTAAGCTGACCGATTATGGCGTGCGTTATGGCGAATTGCCGGATATTGCACGCGAGGTGGAGCAGGAGCTGGAAGCAGCGTTTCCACAGGAGCGTTTGCGTAAAATTATTGATCAGGCGATCTCTCACGGTGCCAGTGCCGAAGAGTTTGTCGAGCAGCGACGCGGGTTGTCGGCTGACGAGATTGCTACGGCGATGGACAGTGACGACTGGCGTGTGCGTTATGCCGCCTTTGACGTGCTAGAACCAGATGAGAACAGCTTGCCGCTGATCGAGAAGGCGCTGGGCGATGAGAAAATGCAGCTGCGTCGCCTTGCCGTCGTGTATCTGGGCGATCTGAAAACACCAGCCGCGATGGAGCTGTTGTACCGCGCATTGGAAGACAAATCCGCTGCTGTTCGTCGCACCGCCGGTGATACGCTCTCCGATATTGGTGACGATGCGGCAACACCTGCGATGCTGAAAACGTTACAGGACAGCAGTAAGCTCGTCCGCTGGCGTGCCGCACGCTTCCTGTACGAGGTCGGTACCGAGGAAGCACGCGATGCACTGGAAGTCGCTGTAGACGATCCTGAATTTGAAGTGAGTTTACAGGCAAAAATGGCGCTGGAGCGCATCGAGTCTGGCGAAGAAGCCGCCGGTACCATCTGGCAGCAAATGGCGAAAAGTCGTCAGCAAAACAGCTCCATGTAA